In Zobellia roscoffensis, the following are encoded in one genomic region:
- a CDS encoding 30S ribosomal protein S16, whose translation MPVKIRLQRHGKKGKPFYWIVAADVRSKRDGKFLEKLGIYNPNTNPATIELNVDSSVQWLQNGAQPTDTAKAILSYRGVLLKHHLLGGVRKGALTEEQAEEKFTAWLEEKEGKIAAKVGGLDKEKADARAAALKAEKEVNEKRAAEAAAAALPEAVEGEEASAEVEATEEAPSVEAEASKEEE comes from the coding sequence ATGCCAGTTAAAATTAGATTACAGAGACACGGTAAAAAAGGAAAACCATTTTATTGGATCGTTGCAGCAGATGTACGTTCAAAAAGAGATGGTAAATTCTTGGAAAAATTAGGAATCTACAATCCTAATACTAACCCTGCTACTATTGAATTAAATGTTGATAGTTCAGTGCAGTGGTTACAGAATGGTGCACAGCCAACAGATACTGCTAAAGCAATTCTTTCTTACAGAGGTGTTCTTTTAAAGCATCACTTATTAGGTGGTGTACGTAAAGGTGCTTTAACTGAAGAGCAAGCTGAAGAAAAATTCACTGCTTGGTTGGAAGAAAAAGAAGGTAAGATTGCTGCTAAGGTTGGTGGTTTAGATAAAGAGAAAGCTGATGCTAGAGCTGCTGCGTTAAAAGCAGAGAAGGAGGTAAACGAGAAGCGTGCTGCTGAAGCTGCGGCTGCTGCTTTGCCAGAAGCGGTAGAAGGTGAAGAGGCTAGTGCTGAAGTAGAAGCAACTGAAGAAGCTCCGTCTGTAGAGGCTGAAGCGTCTAAAGAAGAAGAATAA
- the dnaE gene encoding DNA polymerase III subunit alpha, whose amino-acid sequence MYLIFDTETTGLPKNWNAPITDTDNWPRCIQIAWQLHDDMGKCIEHEDYLVRPEGFNIPYDAEQIHGISTELAEQKGISLAEVLEKFNIAMSKTKFIVGQNVGFDLNIMGAEFHRLGVENPLQELPVLDTCTEHTAQLCQIPGGRGGKFKLPTLTELHQYLFGEPFGEAHNATADVEATTRCFLELIRKQQYTKEQLDVQPDYFKNFSEANPQEIELIGLKHINLKKASKKIADALWAKDTGGVSQEEIQENLATLENASFAHLHNHTQFSILQSTISVPALVAAAAKAKMPAVAMTDHANMMGAFHFVNGVLNHNKGVVSRNEANQKRYEATQNGTLEEGQEPLTELPEPEQEITPIIGCEFQVCEDHTNKSQKDNGYQIVMLAKSKKGYLNLAKMSSIAFVSGKYYVPRIDKKVVEQYKEDVIVLTGNLYGEVPSKVLNVGENQAEEALIWWKETFGDDLYIEIMRHGQEDEDRVNQVLIQFAKKHNVKLVATNNTYYAEKENAHAHDILLCVKDGEKQATPIGRGRGYRYGLPNSEYYFKSSDEMKELFKDIPEAIINIQEIVDKVETFTLARDVLLPAFDIPEEFQFEEDKLDGGKRGENKFLRHITYEGAKKRYGEITPAIDERLDFELQVIEKTGYPGYFLIVEDFIRAARTMDVSVGPGRGSAAGSAVAYCLWITNLDPIKYDLLFERFLNPDRVSMPDIDIDFDDEGRGRVMDYVIDKYGSNQVAQIITYGTMAAKSAIRDTARALDLPLQDSDRMAKLIPDMSKLKKIIGVDEKVLRSKFRSEDLEKINELLAISEGDGPESETLNQAYVLEGSVRNTGIHACGVIITPDDITKFVPVALAKDSEMYCTQFDNSVVEDAGLLKMDFLGLKTLTLIKDTVKIVKAKHGVELDPENFPLDDVKTYELFQRGETVGVFQYESPGMQKHMRSLKPTVFADLIAMNALYRPGPMEYIPSFIARKHGTEEIVYDLDACEEYLAETYGITVYQEQVMLLSQKLADFTKGEADVLRKAMGKKQKHVLDKMKPKFIDQASAKGHAVDKLEKIWKDWEAFAAYAFNKSHSTCYAWIAYQTAYCKAHYPAEYMAAVLSNNMNDIKQVTFFMEECKRMGLDVLGPDVNESYYKFAVNDAGAVRFGMGAVKGVGRGAVETIVENRKEEGPYKSVFDFAKRIDLRAANKKAFESLAVAGGFDSFGDTHRAQYFHNEGDGVTFLEKTIKYGAKFQESENSSQVSLFGDASEVQIPEPVVPPCEEWGTMEKLRREKEVVGIYISGHPLDDFKTEVKAFCNASLSNLSDLQTVVNRELAFAGVITDVQHRVSKNGKGWASFLVEDYTESYDFRIFGEEYLRFRHFLMINSFAYIKIFIKDGWTNRETGKKGDPRIQFNSFMLLQEVMESYAKKLTIKLNIDDLKEEDIHQLKDTLISHPGNHPLNFIVYEMDEEIKVSLSSRKQKVQISSELLATLTDNEVHYKLN is encoded by the coding sequence ATGTACCTCATATTTGATACCGAAACTACCGGTCTTCCAAAAAACTGGAACGCACCTATTACAGACACAGACAACTGGCCACGTTGTATACAGATTGCATGGCAGCTGCATGATGATATGGGAAAATGCATTGAGCATGAAGATTATCTAGTTCGCCCCGAGGGATTCAACATTCCTTATGACGCTGAGCAGATTCACGGTATTTCTACTGAGCTTGCCGAGCAAAAAGGTATTTCTCTTGCAGAGGTTTTGGAGAAATTCAACATTGCCATGTCTAAAACAAAATTCATTGTTGGGCAGAATGTAGGATTCGATTTAAATATTATGGGTGCGGAATTTCACCGTTTGGGTGTTGAAAATCCGTTGCAAGAACTTCCTGTTTTAGATACCTGTACAGAGCACACAGCACAACTATGCCAAATTCCTGGTGGCCGTGGAGGAAAGTTCAAGCTACCAACACTTACTGAGCTGCATCAATATTTATTTGGCGAACCTTTTGGTGAAGCGCATAACGCTACCGCCGATGTTGAGGCAACTACACGTTGTTTTCTTGAACTTATCCGTAAGCAACAGTATACAAAAGAACAATTAGATGTTCAACCCGATTATTTCAAGAATTTCTCCGAGGCAAATCCACAGGAAATAGAACTTATCGGTCTTAAGCACATCAACCTTAAAAAAGCATCGAAAAAAATAGCCGATGCACTTTGGGCAAAAGATACTGGCGGGGTTTCTCAAGAAGAAATACAAGAGAACCTTGCCACATTAGAAAATGCAAGTTTTGCACACTTACATAATCACACTCAGTTCTCCATCCTTCAATCGACTATAAGCGTACCTGCTTTAGTTGCAGCTGCTGCAAAAGCTAAAATGCCTGCGGTTGCCATGACGGATCATGCGAATATGATGGGTGCCTTTCACTTCGTAAATGGAGTGTTGAACCATAATAAAGGGGTAGTATCTAGAAATGAAGCAAACCAAAAAAGATACGAAGCCACACAAAACGGCACTTTAGAAGAAGGACAAGAACCTTTAACTGAACTACCGGAACCGGAACAGGAAATCACCCCTATTATAGGTTGCGAATTTCAGGTCTGTGAAGATCATACCAACAAATCACAAAAAGACAACGGCTACCAAATAGTAATGCTCGCCAAGAGTAAAAAAGGTTATTTGAACTTAGCCAAGATGTCATCTATTGCCTTCGTTTCGGGTAAATACTATGTGCCTCGTATCGATAAAAAAGTGGTTGAGCAGTACAAGGAAGATGTCATAGTGTTGACAGGTAACTTGTATGGTGAGGTTCCAAGTAAAGTACTTAACGTTGGTGAAAATCAAGCAGAAGAAGCTTTAATTTGGTGGAAAGAGACTTTTGGCGATGATTTATACATTGAAATCATGCGCCACGGTCAAGAAGATGAAGATCGTGTAAACCAAGTTTTGATACAGTTTGCCAAAAAGCACAATGTAAAATTGGTCGCCACCAATAATACCTACTACGCAGAAAAAGAAAATGCACATGCGCATGATATTTTACTTTGCGTAAAAGATGGTGAAAAACAAGCTACCCCAATAGGTCGTGGTCGTGGCTATCGTTACGGATTGCCCAATTCAGAATATTACTTTAAGTCATCTGATGAGATGAAAGAGCTTTTTAAGGATATCCCTGAAGCTATCATCAATATTCAAGAAATCGTTGATAAAGTAGAGACCTTCACATTGGCACGTGATGTACTGTTACCAGCTTTTGATATTCCAGAAGAGTTTCAGTTCGAGGAAGACAAGTTGGATGGTGGCAAACGTGGTGAAAATAAATTTCTACGCCACATTACCTATGAAGGCGCAAAGAAAAGATATGGTGAAATTACTCCCGCTATTGATGAGCGACTAGATTTCGAACTTCAGGTAATCGAAAAAACGGGCTACCCTGGTTACTTCTTGATTGTAGAAGATTTTATTAGGGCAGCAAGAACTATGGATGTATCCGTAGGTCCTGGTCGTGGATCTGCCGCAGGATCCGCCGTTGCTTACTGTTTATGGATTACGAATTTAGACCCTATTAAGTACGACCTACTTTTTGAGCGTTTCCTAAATCCAGATCGTGTAAGTATGCCCGATATTGATATTGATTTTGATGATGAAGGGCGTGGTCGTGTAATGGACTATGTAATCGACAAGTACGGCTCTAACCAAGTGGCACAAATCATCACTTATGGTACCATGGCTGCTAAATCTGCCATTAGAGATACAGCTCGTGCGTTAGATTTGCCTTTGCAAGATTCAGACCGCATGGCAAAGTTGATACCCGATATGTCTAAGTTAAAAAAGATTATCGGTGTAGATGAAAAAGTCTTGAGGTCGAAATTTAGATCAGAAGATTTAGAAAAGATAAATGAGCTTTTAGCAATTTCCGAAGGTGATGGTCCTGAATCGGAAACCTTAAATCAGGCGTACGTTTTAGAAGGTTCGGTTCGTAATACCGGTATTCATGCCTGTGGGGTTATTATTACCCCAGATGACATTACCAAGTTCGTACCCGTGGCACTTGCCAAGGATTCCGAAATGTACTGTACTCAGTTTGACAACTCCGTTGTGGAGGATGCAGGATTGTTGAAGATGGATTTCTTGGGATTGAAAACGCTGACCTTGATTAAGGACACCGTTAAGATCGTAAAGGCGAAACACGGTGTTGAGCTAGACCCAGAGAATTTCCCTTTAGATGATGTGAAAACATACGAGCTCTTCCAAAGAGGAGAAACAGTTGGTGTGTTCCAATATGAATCTCCCGGGATGCAGAAACACATGAGATCGCTGAAACCTACCGTTTTTGCAGATCTTATTGCCATGAACGCCTTGTACCGTCCTGGTCCGATGGAATATATACCAAGTTTCATTGCCCGTAAACACGGAACCGAAGAAATTGTATATGACCTTGATGCCTGTGAGGAATACTTAGCGGAAACCTACGGTATTACGGTTTACCAAGAGCAAGTGATGCTCCTTTCACAGAAGTTGGCAGACTTTACAAAAGGTGAAGCCGATGTCTTGCGTAAGGCAATGGGTAAAAAGCAGAAGCATGTACTTGATAAAATGAAGCCAAAGTTCATTGATCAAGCTTCAGCCAAAGGACATGCGGTTGATAAACTAGAGAAAATTTGGAAAGATTGGGAAGCATTCGCAGCCTACGCCTTTAACAAATCTCACTCTACTTGCTATGCATGGATCGCATACCAAACTGCATATTGTAAAGCCCACTACCCTGCTGAATATATGGCAGCGGTATTGAGTAATAATATGAATGATATTAAACAAGTCACATTCTTCATGGAAGAATGTAAACGTATGGGCTTGGATGTTTTGGGACCAGATGTAAATGAATCTTATTACAAGTTTGCCGTAAACGATGCCGGTGCTGTCCGTTTTGGAATGGGTGCCGTAAAAGGTGTTGGTCGTGGTGCGGTAGAAACCATCGTAGAAAACAGAAAAGAAGAAGGACCCTACAAATCAGTATTCGATTTTGCGAAACGAATAGATCTTCGTGCAGCAAATAAAAAAGCATTTGAAAGTTTAGCCGTTGCAGGAGGATTTGATTCTTTTGGCGATACACACAGAGCACAGTATTTTCATAATGAGGGGGACGGAGTAACGTTTTTAGAGAAGACCATAAAATATGGAGCTAAATTTCAAGAAAGCGAGAACTCTAGTCAAGTAAGCCTTTTCGGTGATGCGAGCGAGGTACAAATACCAGAACCAGTAGTACCGCCATGCGAGGAATGGGGTACCATGGAAAAACTTCGACGCGAAAAAGAAGTGGTAGGTATTTATATTTCTGGACACCCATTAGATGATTTCAAAACAGAAGTAAAGGCATTTTGTAATGCTTCACTTTCTAATTTAAGCGACCTTCAAACTGTCGTAAACAGAGAACTGGCCTTTGCTGGTGTTATTACAGACGTACAGCACCGCGTGTCTAAAAACGGGAAAGGGTGGGCTTCTTTTTTAGTAGAAGATTACACTGAGTCGTATGACTTCCGGATTTTTGGGGAAGAATACCTCAGGTTTCGTCATTTCTTAATGATCAATTCCTTCGCCTATATTAAGATTTTTATAAAGGACGGATGGACCAACCGGGAAACTGGAAAGAAAGGGGACCCTCGTATCCAATTCAACAGTTTTATGCTACTTCAAGAAGTTATGGAGTCTTACGCCAAAAAACTAACTATCAAATTGAATATTGACGACCTAAAAGAAGAAGATATTCATCAACTGAAAGATACTCTTATATCCCATCCAGGAAATCATCCGCTTAACTTTATAGTCTATGAAATGGACGAGGAAATAAAAGTAAGTTTATCTAGCCGAAAACAAAAAGTACAAATAAGCAGCGAACTATTAGCAACCCTAACAGACAACGAAGTACACTATAAATTAAACTAG
- the trxA gene encoding thioredoxin — MALEITDATFDEVVLKSDKPVVVDFWAAWCGPCRMVGPIIEEVSSEYEGKAVVGKVDVDANQEFAAKYGVRNIPTVLVFKDGEIVSRQVGVSPKKVYTDAIDAAI; from the coding sequence ATGGCATTAGAAATAACAGACGCTACTTTTGATGAAGTAGTATTGAAAAGTGACAAACCAGTAGTAGTTGATTTTTGGGCAGCATGGTGTGGACCATGTAGAATGGTAGGCCCAATCATTGAAGAAGTTAGTTCTGAATACGAAGGCAAAGCCGTTGTTGGTAAGGTAGATGTTGATGCGAATCAAGAATTTGCCGCTAAATATGGTGTTAGAAACATACCTACGGTATTAGTTTTTAAAGATGGTGAAATTGTGAGTAGACAAGTAGGAGTTTCTCCTAAGAAAGTTTACACCGATGCAATAGATGCAGCAATCTAG